A single Mercenaria mercenaria strain notata chromosome 9, MADL_Memer_1, whole genome shotgun sequence DNA region contains:
- the LOC123546145 gene encoding uncharacterized protein K02A2.6-like — MFAFYGIPERIESDNGPPFNSMEFSKFAETMGFKHHRITPEHPRANGEAENFMKILNKTEQIAHTQDKSSQTAIQEIFMGYRSTPHPATGYSPYEALMKRTVRTKLDYKHPQGPILNQRKMERNIKINDECYKQKWRNDLRHPKCKSHDFRTIQIMHVWELSICPIHISCFRKY, encoded by the coding sequence ATGTTTGCATTCTACGGAATACCAGAGAGGATTGAATCTGATAACGGACCACCTTTTAATTCAATGGAATTCTCAAAATTTGCTGAGACAATGGGATTCAAGCATCATAGAATTACGCCTGAACACCCAAGAGCCAATGGGGAAgctgaaaattttatgaaaattcttaacaaaactgaacaaattgCGCACACTCAAGATAAATCAAGTCAAACAGCAATACAAGAGATATTTATGGGATATAGATCGACTCCCCATCCTGCAACTGGTTATTCTCCTTATGAAGCTCTTATGAAGAGAACTGTCAGAACTAAATTAGATTATAAACACCCACAAGGACCAATTTTAAACCAAAGAAAAATGGAaaggaatatcaaaataaatgacGAATGTTATAAACAAAAGTGGAGAAATGATTTAAGACACCCAAAATGTAAAAGTCACGACTTCAGAACCATACAAATTATGCACGTTTGGGAACTGTCTATCTGTCCGATTCACATCAGCTGCTTCAGGAAGTATTGA